The Hydrogenobacter sp. T-2 region ACCTATCCTTTGGCATAAGAGCACCAACTCCACCAAAGACCTCGCATGTTCTAAGGAGGTTTCCCACATTCTGTGGGTCCGTAATGTGGTCAAGGGTTATGAAAAAGGAGTTTCTCTTAAGGGTCTCTCTAAAAAGCACATGAGGGTCTACGTATTCCACCGGGCTTAAGATGGCGAGGATGCCTTGAGTTTTCTTTGTCCCTGCGAGCTCTTCTATCCTTTGTCTTGGCACTTTCTGGAGCTTTATACCCCTTTCCTTGCATAGCTTTACGACCTGATGTGGTGGGTGCGAGTCGTGAGCAAATAGCACCTTTTCTATATCTCTTCCTGACCTCAGGGCTTCAAGGACTGGGTTTTTACCGTAAACAATCATTCCTTTATTATGCCACCACCCAGCAAAAGGTCTCCTTCATAAAAGGCACAAACTTGACCGGGCGTTATGCCTCTTACCTGCTTAGAAAACTTTACCTTATATCCCTTTTCGGTTTTTTCTATGTCTTCCACAGGCACAGGCTGGTTTCTATACCTTATCTGTGCGGTAGGCTTTTGCCAAAGGGAAGGCTCAAGATGGAAGTTTATGTCCTCAAGAATCAACCAATCTCTATAGAGGTCTTCTTCTCTACATAAATGAACAGCGTTAGCCTCTGGGTCTATACCACATACATATACGGGAAACCCCAAGGAGATACCAAGACCCTTTCTCTGACCCACCGTGTAGTGGAAAAAGCCTCTATGTCTTCCTACAGGCTTGCCTTCAAAGTAAAAATACCCACCCTTTGAACCTACCCTCTCTTCAACAAATTCACCAGGAGTTTTACCCATAAGAAAGCACACATCTTGAGAATCCCTTTTATCCCACACAGGCAAACCCTTCTCTTTGGCTATAAGCCTTACCTCTTCCTTTGTCCTTTCACCCAGAGGAAACTCCAAAAGCTCTAAATGCTCCGCTCTTACAAGGCTTAAAAAGTAAGACTGGTCTCTTCTTTGGTCCTTTGCACGGGCTATAAGCCTTCTACCCTTGTATTCCACAATCCTTGCATAGTGTCCAGTGGCAAGCCTGTCTATGTCCGCAACCTTGTGGAGATACTCTGCAAGAAAGCCTGTTTTGACCTCTCTGTTGCATACCGCACAGGGATTTGGCGTCTTACCACTGAGGGTTTCCCTCAAAAAGTATTCTATAACCCTCTTTTCAAAGACCTCTTCCCAGCTAAGCGTTAAATGAGGTATGCCTAAGTGTTGAGAAACCCTCACCGCATCCCTTACATCCTCTGGAGAACAGCAAACCCTTAAACCATCCGTATCGCATACTTGATGAAAGCGGAGCGTTATACCAATAACCTCATGACCTGCTTCCTTCATAAGGAGGGCACAGACACTACTATCTACACCCCCGCTCATACCAACCGCCACTCTCATAAAGGATAAATTTAGGCTTTGAAAAACCTCTTCATAAAGCTAATCTCTTCAGAGCCCTCCGCCACCTCAAGACCAAGACTAATTATCCTTTCTGGCTTATCACCTTCACGCAAAAGCCCCATAGAGCGAGCCATATTGAGTTTTTCTATAAGGCTTTCCGTTATATGCACCATTACACTGTCAAAGTTAAACCTCTTGTATAGCTCCTGCCTTTCCTTTTCCTCCTTGTGCCTTAGGCTGTCCGCAAAGGAGCACATCTTAGACCAAGTTCTGAGAGTCTTCTCCCATTCTTGCCTTGGCAGATTCTCTAATTCAAGCCTTATAATTTCAATAAGACTGTCCTTGAGATACCTTTTAAAGTCCTCCTCTGACCAACTGTTTGGCTCTCCTTTCCTTAGTAGGTTTGTAAGGTCTATTTTCATGTTATTCTAATATAATACTTTAGCCTTCTGGAGGTTTAAGATGCATAAAATTCTAATCACTGACCCCATTTCAGAAAAGGGTATTGAGCTTCTTAGGCGCGAGCCAGACTTTGAAGTGGACAACGAGCCAGACATATCCTACGAGGAGCTACTTGAGGTAGTAGAAAACTACCATTGCATTATAACCAGAAGTAGAACCCCAGTCACAGGCGAGCTAATAGAGAGGGCTAAAAACCTAAAGGTCATCGGTAGGGCTGGTGTAGGTGTGGATAACGTGGATATAGAGTCTGCTTCCATGAGAGGCATATTGGTTATAAACACCCCTGGTGCCAACACCATAGGAGCAACAGAGCTAACCCTCGCTCATATGCTAAACGTTATAAGAAACACACACATAGCACATAACAGCATGGTAGAGGGTAGGTGGGACAGGAAGAAGTTTATGGGAACGGAGCTATACGGAAAAACTCTTGGCATAATCGGTCTTGGAAACATAGGCTCTCAAGTTGCCATAAGGGCAAAAGCC contains the following coding sequences:
- the rlmB gene encoding 23S rRNA (guanosine(2251)-2'-O)-methyltransferase RlmB; protein product: MIVYGKNPVLEALRSGRDIEKVLFAHDSHPPHQVVKLCKERGIKLQKVPRQRIEELAGTKKTQGILAILSPVEYVDPHVLFRETLKRNSFFITLDHITDPQNVGNLLRTCEVFGGVGALMPKDRSCPINETVVKASAGAVFYLRLSKVGSLYKALRDFKEMGGWVVVVERGGKDIRSVNFPPACTLVLGSEGEGVSKSVLETADLLVSIPMQGRVNSLNVSNAGAIAMWEVFKKLLDKHPVCGYNR
- the mnmA gene encoding tRNA 2-thiouridine(34) synthase MnmA encodes the protein MRVAVGMSGGVDSSVCALLMKEAGHEVIGITLRFHQVCDTDGLRVCCSPEDVRDAVRVSQHLGIPHLTLSWEEVFEKRVIEYFLRETLSGKTPNPCAVCNREVKTGFLAEYLHKVADIDRLATGHYARIVEYKGRRLIARAKDQRRDQSYFLSLVRAEHLELLEFPLGERTKEEVRLIAKEKGLPVWDKRDSQDVCFLMGKTPGEFVEERVGSKGGYFYFEGKPVGRHRGFFHYTVGQRKGLGISLGFPVYVCGIDPEANAVHLCREEDLYRDWLILEDINFHLEPSLWQKPTAQIRYRNQPVPVEDIEKTEKGYKVKFSKQVRGITPGQVCAFYEGDLLLGGGIIKE